The proteins below come from a single Erythrobacter sp. SG61-1L genomic window:
- the cysK gene encoding cysteine synthase A encodes MKADNVLATIGNTPHIRLSRLFPDHEVWVKSERSNPGGSIKDRIALAMVEAAEKSGDLKPGGTIVEPTSGNTGIGLAMVAAVKGYKLILVMPESMSIERRRLMLAYGASFDLTPREKGMKGALERATEILNETPGAWMPQQFENPANIAIHARTTAQEILTDFADAPISALITGVGTGGHLTGCAEELKKSWPSLKAFAVEPTLSPVISGGQPGPHPIQGIGAGFIPGNLHTQSIDGAIQVDPESAKEMARKCARLEGLLVGISSGATLAAIAQKLPELPAGSRVLGFNYDTGERYLSVPDFLPE; translated from the coding sequence ATGAAAGCCGACAACGTTCTCGCCACTATCGGTAACACCCCGCATATTCGCCTTTCGCGGCTGTTCCCCGACCATGAGGTCTGGGTGAAGTCCGAACGGTCCAACCCCGGCGGTTCGATCAAGGACCGTATCGCGCTTGCCATGGTTGAGGCAGCAGAGAAGTCCGGCGACCTCAAACCGGGCGGCACCATCGTGGAGCCAACTTCCGGCAACACCGGAATCGGCCTGGCGATGGTGGCGGCCGTGAAGGGCTACAAACTGATCCTGGTCATGCCTGAAAGCATGAGCATCGAGCGGCGGCGGCTGATGCTGGCCTATGGCGCCAGCTTCGACCTTACCCCGCGCGAAAAGGGCATGAAAGGCGCCCTTGAGCGCGCGACAGAAATCCTCAACGAAACGCCGGGTGCGTGGATGCCCCAGCAGTTCGAAAATCCGGCCAATATCGCCATCCACGCCCGCACGACGGCGCAGGAAATCCTCACGGATTTCGCGGACGCACCGATTTCCGCCCTGATCACCGGCGTCGGCACCGGGGGCCACCTGACAGGCTGCGCGGAAGAGCTGAAGAAGAGCTGGCCCTCGCTCAAGGCATTCGCCGTCGAGCCGACCCTTTCGCCGGTCATCTCTGGTGGCCAGCCTGGTCCGCACCCCATTCAGGGTATCGGCGCGGGCTTCATTCCCGGCAATCTGCACACGCAGTCCATTGACGGGGCGATCCAGGTCGATCCGGAATCGGCCAAGGAAATGGCACGCAAATGCGCCCGGCTCGAAGGGCTGCTGGTGGGCATCTCCTCCGGCGCCACGCTGGCGGCCATCGCCCAGAAGCTGCCTGAACTGCCTGCCGGTTCACGCGTACTCGGCTTCAATTACGACACGGGCGAGCGCTACCTGTCTGTGCCCGACTTCCTTCCGGAATGA
- a CDS encoding MerR family DNA-binding transcriptional regulator, translating into MPTAAARKPSADPSFKEHSGAHLDRPDAEQRERFTISDLTREFGVTARALRFYEDEGLIAPSRMGLNRIYSKRDRARLAWIMRAKNVGFSLIEIREMIDLYDLNDGRVEQRRVTVQRCREKIAKLKKQKADIESSIKELTEFVTHIETLELERKAGSAN; encoded by the coding sequence ATGCCAACTGCCGCCGCCCGCAAGCCATCCGCCGATCCTTCCTTCAAGGAACATTCCGGTGCGCATCTCGATCGCCCCGATGCCGAGCAGAGGGAGCGGTTTACGATCAGCGACCTGACGCGCGAATTCGGCGTGACGGCCCGTGCGCTGCGGTTTTACGAGGACGAAGGGTTGATCGCCCCGTCACGTATGGGCCTGAACCGTATCTATTCGAAGCGGGACAGGGCACGGCTTGCCTGGATCATGCGGGCGAAGAATGTTGGCTTCAGCCTGATCGAAATTCGCGAGATGATCGACCTGTACGATCTCAATGACGGCCGCGTGGAGCAGCGTCGCGTAACCGTGCAGCGTTGTCGCGAGAAGATCGCGAAGCTCAAGAAACAGAAGGCGGATATCGAAAGCTCCATCAAGGAACTCACCGAATTCGTCACCCATATCGAAACGCTTGAACTGGAGCGGAAAGCCGGCTCTGCCAACTGA
- the hisI gene encoding phosphoribosyl-AMP cyclohydrolase encodes MSEIGPSAVERESGSAFLPKFDAVGLLTAVVTDAQTREVLMVAFMNEEALAKTRETGIAHFYSRSRGKLWMKGETSGHTLKVEEILVDCDQDALVVRATPAGPACHTGAVSCFYRKLDGDHLARVPD; translated from the coding sequence ATTTCCGAGATTGGTCCGAGTGCTGTGGAGCGCGAAAGCGGCTCTGCCTTCCTGCCCAAATTCGATGCCGTAGGTCTGCTGACTGCCGTCGTGACTGACGCGCAGACCCGCGAAGTGCTGATGGTGGCCTTCATGAACGAAGAAGCGCTGGCGAAGACACGCGAGACGGGCATCGCCCATTTCTATTCCCGCAGCCGGGGCAAGCTGTGGATGAAGGGTGAGACGAGCGGGCATACGCTGAAGGTCGAGGAAATCCTTGTCGATTGCGATCAGGATGCGCTGGTTGTTCGCGCAACACCGGCGGGGCCAGCCTGCCACACGGGCGCGGTGAGTTGCTTCTATCGCAAGCTGGATGGCGACCATCTCGCCCGGGTTCCTGATTGA
- a CDS encoding MFS transporter, with translation MTEPTSPLRIPDYRRFWIARFLTVASTLSMVVLIGYQTYDIARADYGMTRPEAAFQLGLLGLVQFIPLFFLTPVAGLAADRFDRRYVACASLGIDILISIIIATLTWHGAMTLPLCFILAAAHGTARVFSGPAMSSIAPNIVPPALLPRAVALSSIGFTSGQVAGPAVGGLLFAAHPAVPYILSASLLTVAALLIVSIRPIRADQTSDLHPVRQMIEGLQFAWRDRFLLGCITLDLFAVLFAGATAMLPVFARDILQVGSEGLGLMRAAPAFGAGLVALYLSFRPLSHNVGTKMLWAVAVFGAATIVFGVSTYFPLSMAMLGVLGAADMVSVFVRNTLVQLNTPDTMRGRVSSISGLAISASNELGEMQSGLAAALLGATGAVVFGGVGAIVVTAIWAWIFPELRWAKTFAPQYRQSSPKERETAQ, from the coding sequence GTGACTGAACCCACCTCGCCGCTCAGGATACCCGACTACCGCCGCTTCTGGATTGCGCGTTTTCTGACCGTGGCTTCCACTCTCTCGATGGTAGTCCTCATCGGGTATCAGACTTACGACATCGCCCGCGCCGATTACGGCATGACCCGGCCTGAAGCCGCCTTTCAGCTTGGCCTGCTTGGCCTGGTCCAATTCATTCCGCTGTTCTTCCTGACGCCTGTCGCGGGCCTGGCGGCCGACCGGTTCGACAGGCGCTACGTCGCCTGCGCGTCGCTAGGGATCGACATCCTGATTTCGATCATCATCGCCACGTTGACCTGGCACGGGGCTATGACGCTGCCTTTGTGCTTCATCCTGGCCGCAGCGCACGGGACTGCGCGCGTTTTCAGCGGACCGGCGATGAGTTCCATTGCACCCAATATCGTGCCGCCGGCACTGCTGCCTCGCGCCGTGGCGTTGAGTTCCATCGGCTTTACGAGCGGACAGGTCGCAGGCCCGGCCGTGGGCGGCCTGTTGTTTGCAGCGCACCCTGCGGTGCCCTACATCCTCTCTGCCAGCCTGCTCACTGTCGCGGCCCTGCTCATCGTTTCGATCCGCCCCATTCGCGCCGACCAGACGAGCGATCTCCACCCGGTGCGGCAGATGATCGAAGGCCTGCAATTCGCCTGGCGTGACCGGTTCCTGCTCGGCTGCATCACCCTGGATCTGTTCGCGGTGCTGTTTGCCGGGGCAACCGCCATGCTGCCTGTCTTCGCGCGCGACATCCTGCAGGTCGGTTCCGAAGGCCTTGGGCTGATGCGTGCGGCTCCAGCCTTCGGGGCAGGCCTTGTCGCGCTCTACCTGTCGTTCAGGCCACTATCCCATAATGTCGGCACCAAGATGCTATGGGCCGTGGCCGTATTCGGCGCCGCCACGATCGTTTTCGGCGTATCGACCTATTTCCCGCTTTCGATGGCAATGCTGGGCGTGCTCGGCGCAGCGGACATGGTTTCCGTCTTCGTGCGCAACACACTTGTCCAGCTCAACACGCCCGATACGATGCGCGGCCGGGTATCTTCCATCTCGGGCCTTGCCATCTCCGCATCCAACGAACTCGGCGAAATGCAGTCCGGCCTCGCCGCCGCACTGCTTGGCGCAACGGGGGCAGTTGTATTCGGCGGGGTGGGTGCGATAGTCGTAACCGCAATCTGGGCATGGATTTTCCCCGAACTTCGCTGGGCCAAGACCTTTGCCCCGCAATACCGCCAGAGCAGCCCCAAGGAGAGGGAGACAGCGCAATGA
- a CDS encoding DOMON-like domain-containing protein has translation MISAPLSLHAHPDHPPAAIRSIEARVIGIDENWLRLRWRIEGAGQLVVPAFGGKGRADGLWKTTCFEAFLKPEGGEGYVELNLSPSERWAAYDFSAYREGMAERPFPREPECTMRKGEQLAIFDAAVPVGGLPPLPAALGLSAVIEEEGGRISYWALAHPDGKPDFHHPACFAATLEPPPAA, from the coding sequence ATGATCAGCGCCCCCCTTTCGCTCCATGCCCATCCCGATCATCCGCCTGCCGCGATCCGAAGTATCGAGGCCCGCGTTATCGGGATCGATGAAAACTGGCTCAGATTGCGCTGGAGGATCGAGGGCGCAGGACAATTGGTTGTCCCGGCCTTTGGCGGCAAGGGCAGGGCGGACGGACTTTGGAAGACGACTTGCTTCGAGGCTTTCCTCAAGCCTGAAGGCGGCGAGGGCTACGTTGAACTGAACCTCTCCCCCTCCGAACGCTGGGCGGCCTATGATTTCAGCGCCTATCGCGAAGGCATGGCAGAGCGCCCTTTTCCGCGTGAGCCGGAGTGCACCATGCGCAAGGGTGAGCAACTGGCGATCTTCGACGCCGCGGTTCCAGTAGGCGGGCTTCCGCCGCTTCCTGCCGCATTGGGGTTGAGCGCCGTGATCGAGGAAGAAGGTGGCCGCATTTCCTATTGGGCCCTTGCTCATCCGGATGGGAAGCCAGACTTCCACCATCCCGCTTGCTTTGCCGCCACGCTTGAGCCACCTCCGGCAGCATGA
- a CDS encoding VWA domain-containing protein encodes MFMGFIEQLRAAGIPASAKEHLVLLEALDRQVIANSPEEFYYLARATFVKDEALLDRFDLVFEKVFKGLLADFGQQTAEVPEDWLKAVARRFLSDEEMAAIEALGSWDEIMAALKQRLEEQRERHEGGSKWIGTGGTSPFGNSGYNPEGVRIGGESTHGRAIKVWEQRRFRNLDSTRELGTRNIKIALRRLRRFAREGAADELDLEATIDGTARQGWLDIRMRPERHNAVKLLLFLDVGGSMDPHIRVCEELFSAATSEFKNLEFFYFHNCPYEAVWKDNRRRWDERSDMWDILHKYGQDYKVVLVGDAAMSPYEISHPGGSVEHFNPEAGAVWLERITTTYPATIWLNPVKQEYWDYSQSTRMIRDLMGDRMFPLTLEGLDDAMRELSRKRS; translated from the coding sequence ATGTTCATGGGCTTCATCGAGCAATTGCGCGCGGCAGGCATCCCGGCCTCGGCCAAGGAACACCTGGTGCTGCTCGAAGCGCTGGACCGGCAGGTCATCGCGAACAGCCCGGAAGAGTTCTATTACCTCGCACGCGCAACTTTCGTAAAAGACGAAGCCCTGCTCGACCGGTTCGATCTGGTGTTCGAAAAGGTCTTCAAAGGTCTGCTCGCCGATTTCGGCCAGCAGACCGCTGAGGTTCCGGAAGACTGGCTGAAAGCCGTGGCGCGCCGTTTCCTGTCCGATGAGGAAATGGCCGCAATCGAAGCGCTCGGTTCCTGGGACGAGATCATGGCCGCGCTCAAGCAGCGGCTTGAGGAACAGCGCGAGCGCCATGAGGGCGGGTCGAAGTGGATCGGCACAGGCGGCACCAGCCCCTTCGGCAATTCAGGCTATAATCCCGAAGGCGTTCGCATCGGCGGTGAAAGCACGCATGGGCGAGCGATCAAGGTCTGGGAACAGCGCCGCTTCCGCAATCTGGACAGCACGCGCGAACTGGGCACGCGCAACATCAAGATCGCCCTGCGCCGCCTGCGTCGTTTCGCCCGGGAAGGCGCAGCGGACGAACTGGACCTCGAAGCCACAATTGACGGCACGGCAAGGCAAGGCTGGCTCGATATCCGGATGCGGCCGGAACGGCATAATGCGGTGAAGCTGCTGCTGTTCCTGGATGTCGGCGGCTCGATGGACCCACATATCCGCGTCTGCGAGGAATTGTTCAGCGCCGCGACCAGCGAGTTCAAGAACCTCGAATTCTTCTACTTCCACAATTGCCCCTACGAGGCCGTGTGGAAGGACAATCGCCGCCGTTGGGATGAACGGAGCGACATGTGGGACATCCTCCACAAATACGGCCAGGACTACAAGGTGGTGTTGGTCGGCGATGCCGCAATGAGCCCCTACGAAATCTCCCATCCGGGAGGTTCCGTGGAGCATTTCAACCCGGAGGCCGGCGCCGTGTGGCTGGAGCGGATCACGACGACCTATCCAGCCACCATCTGGCTCAATCCGGTGAAACAGGAATATTGGGACTATTCCCAATCCACCCGAATGATCCGCGATCTGATGGGCGACCGTATGTTTCCCCTCACTCTGGAAGGGCTGGACGATGCCATGCGGGAACTAAGCCGGAAGCGGAGTTGA
- a CDS encoding dienelactone hydrolase family protein, protein MLEKLAYADGDTALTGLLARPSGAPRAVIVVYPTIMNSTRVVEDKAVALAEAGYLALIADFYGKTPSSFDEARSFAAEIRQDPHVYRKRLRAAIRAAVTLKESEGLPAAAIGFCMGGGAVLELAREGAPLSAVVSFHGLLGTELPAEPGAIRARILVCHGDSDPMVPRSQVMRFWEEMDEAGGNWHFHAYSGVKHGFTNPYPVQGNPAVAYDESADRQSWAAMHLLFEEVFTQ, encoded by the coding sequence ATGCTGGAAAAGCTCGCCTATGCCGACGGCGACACTGCGCTGACGGGCCTGCTGGCCCGTCCGTCCGGTGCGCCGCGGGCGGTGATCGTGGTCTATCCCACGATCATGAATTCCACTCGCGTGGTTGAAGACAAGGCCGTCGCACTGGCCGAAGCGGGCTATCTGGCCCTGATCGCAGACTTCTACGGCAAGACACCGTCCAGCTTCGATGAAGCCCGCAGCTTCGCCGCAGAGATCCGACAGGATCCACATGTCTATCGCAAGCGCCTGCGTGCAGCGATCAGGGCCGCAGTGACGCTCAAGGAATCCGAAGGCCTTCCTGCTGCTGCAATCGGCTTCTGCATGGGCGGTGGCGCAGTGCTGGAACTTGCCCGCGAAGGCGCACCACTTTCCGCGGTGGTCAGCTTCCATGGCCTGCTCGGCACGGAACTGCCTGCGGAACCGGGCGCAATCCGCGCACGCATCCTTGTCTGCCATGGCGATTCTGACCCCATGGTGCCGCGCAGCCAGGTAATGCGGTTCTGGGAAGAAATGGATGAGGCCGGGGGCAACTGGCACTTTCACGCCTATTCGGGCGTGAAGCACGGCTTCACCAATCCCTATCCGGTGCAGGGCAATCCCGCCGTCGCTTATGACGAAAGCGCGGACCGCCAGAGTTGGGCCGCGATGCATTTGTTGTTCGAAGAAGTCTTCACTCAATAA
- a CDS encoding acyl-CoA dehydrogenase C-terminal domain-containing protein, giving the protein MPTYKAPTRDTRFVINELLDLQSYGNIPGFEEATPDMVDAIVDGVGKFTSEVIQPLNQTGDHEGCTRHEDGSVTTPTGFKDAYRQYCEAGWGTLSLPVEFGGQGLPHVLGFVLEEYMATANHAFAMYPGLTNGAVSAILATGSEELKQKYVHKMVSGEWLGTMNLTEPHCGTDLGLIKTKAEPQADGSYVISGTKIFISAGENDLAENIVHLVLAKLPGAPEGSKGISLFIVPKFLVNEDGSLGERNAVSCGSIEHKMGIHGNATCVMNYDGAKGWIVGEENKGLAAMFIMMNAARLGVGVQGLGQAEVAYQNAVQYAQDRRQGRAIAGRADPTAAADPIIVHPDVRRMLMDAKAYNEGMRALILWGALQVDLSHKAPEEADRQSADDMISLLTPVIKGYGTDKGFDVAVNMQQVFGGHGYIQEWGMEQFVRDSRIAMIYEGTNGVQAMDLCGRKLPANGGRAIQAFFKLVDDEIAAGKADPQLEPIASRLEKAVGEQKAATMWFMQNAMANPNHLGAGAHHYMHIMGIVALGLMWLRMAKVAGEKLAGGSDDKAFYEAKIVTARYFAERFTPDAGALRRKIEAGADAMMTLTLDQFETAA; this is encoded by the coding sequence ATGCCGACCTACAAGGCGCCGACGCGCGACACGCGCTTCGTCATCAACGAACTGCTCGACCTGCAGAGCTACGGGAATATTCCCGGCTTCGAAGAAGCGACGCCTGACATGGTGGACGCGATTGTCGATGGTGTCGGCAAGTTCACGTCCGAAGTGATCCAGCCGCTGAACCAGACCGGCGACCATGAGGGCTGCACCCGTCACGAAGACGGTTCGGTTACTACGCCGACCGGCTTCAAGGATGCCTATCGCCAATATTGCGAAGCGGGCTGGGGCACTCTGTCGCTGCCGGTGGAATTCGGCGGGCAGGGCCTGCCGCATGTGCTGGGCTTCGTGCTCGAGGAATATATGGCGACCGCGAACCACGCCTTCGCCATGTATCCGGGCCTTACAAATGGCGCAGTTTCGGCCATTCTTGCCACCGGCTCCGAAGAGCTGAAGCAGAAATATGTTCACAAGATGGTGTCCGGCGAATGGCTGGGCACGATGAACCTGACGGAGCCGCATTGCGGTACCGATCTCGGCCTGATCAAGACGAAGGCCGAACCGCAGGCCGATGGCAGCTATGTCATCAGCGGCACCAAGATATTCATTTCGGCGGGCGAGAACGACCTTGCCGAAAACATCGTGCACCTCGTGCTCGCCAAACTACCCGGCGCGCCGGAAGGCTCCAAGGGCATCTCGCTCTTCATCGTGCCGAAGTTCCTGGTGAACGAGGACGGCTCGCTGGGTGAGCGCAATGCGGTGTCCTGCGGTTCGATCGAACACAAGATGGGCATTCACGGCAACGCCACCTGCGTGATGAATTACGATGGCGCGAAGGGCTGGATCGTCGGCGAGGAAAACAAGGGCCTTGCCGCCATGTTCATCATGATGAACGCGGCCCGCCTCGGCGTGGGCGTGCAGGGCCTCGGCCAGGCCGAAGTCGCCTATCAGAACGCCGTACAATATGCGCAGGATCGCCGTCAGGGCCGTGCGATCGCCGGTCGTGCCGATCCTACGGCGGCTGCCGATCCGATCATCGTCCACCCCGATGTGCGCCGCATGCTGATGGATGCGAAGGCCTATAACGAAGGCATGCGCGCACTGATCCTGTGGGGGGCGCTGCAGGTGGACTTGAGCCACAAGGCCCCGGAAGAAGCCGACCGGCAGTCTGCTGACGACATGATCAGTCTGCTTACCCCGGTCATCAAGGGCTATGGCACGGACAAGGGCTTCGATGTCGCCGTGAACATGCAGCAGGTGTTCGGCGGGCACGGCTATATTCAGGAATGGGGAATGGAACAGTTCGTTCGCGATTCCCGCATTGCCATGATTTATGAAGGCACCAATGGCGTGCAGGCGATGGATCTGTGCGGCCGCAAGCTGCCAGCCAATGGTGGCCGAGCAATCCAGGCCTTCTTCAAGCTGGTGGATGATGAGATCGCTGCCGGCAAGGCCGATCCTCAGTTGGAACCGATTGCATCGCGGCTGGAAAAGGCCGTTGGGGAGCAGAAGGCGGCCACCATGTGGTTCATGCAGAACGCCATGGCCAATCCCAATCACCTGGGCGCGGGTGCGCATCATTACATGCACATCATGGGTATCGTCGCGCTTGGCCTGATGTGGCTCCGCATGGCGAAGGTCGCAGGCGAGAAGCTGGCTGGCGGATCGGACGACAAGGCCTTCTACGAAGCCAAGATCGTCACGGCCCGTTACTTCGCCGAACGCTTCACCCCGGATGCGGGGGCACTGCGCCGCAAGATTGAAGCCGGGGCCGATGCGATGATGACGCTGACGCTCGACCAGTTCGAGACGGCCGCTTAA
- the tyrS gene encoding tyrosine--tRNA ligase yields MSTYKSELLRLLDERGYIHQLTDAEALDALAVKQVVPGYIGFDPTAPSLHVGSMVQIMLLRRLQQAGHKPIVVMGGGTGKIGDPSFKDEARKLMTTDVIAGNVASIRKIFDRFLTFGDGPSDAIMVDNAEWLDQLEYIPFLREVGQHFSVNRMLSFDSVKQRLDREQSLSFLEFNYMILQAYDFRELSQRYACRLQMGGSDQWGNIVNGIELTRRMDGVEVFGVTTPLLTTADGSKMGKTAAGAVWLNEEALPAYDFWQYWRNTDDRDVGRFLRLFTDLPLDEIARLESLEGSEINAAKVVLANEITALVRGEEAARTAEATAAATFGAGGLGEDLPVVEVPGEGMTITAACTAIGFTASNGEAKRKIAEGAVRVDDEPVKDPTYLIQLAPGSEHKLSLGKKRHGILRGI; encoded by the coding sequence ATGAGCACGTATAAATCCGAGCTGCTGCGCCTGCTGGACGAGCGCGGCTACATCCACCAGCTGACCGATGCCGAGGCGCTCGACGCTCTCGCGGTCAAGCAGGTTGTGCCCGGATATATCGGCTTCGATCCGACGGCGCCTTCGCTGCATGTCGGCAGCATGGTGCAGATCATGCTTTTGCGTCGCCTACAGCAGGCGGGCCACAAGCCGATCGTGGTGATGGGCGGCGGCACAGGCAAGATCGGCGATCCCAGCTTCAAGGATGAAGCGCGCAAGTTGATGACCACCGATGTCATTGCGGGAAACGTCGCGTCGATCCGCAAGATTTTCGATCGCTTCCTGACCTTTGGTGACGGGCCGAGCGATGCGATCATGGTCGACAACGCCGAATGGCTCGATCAACTCGAATATATTCCGTTCCTGAGGGAAGTGGGCCAGCACTTCTCGGTCAATCGGATGCTCAGCTTCGATTCCGTAAAGCAGCGCCTGGATCGGGAACAATCGTTGAGCTTCCTCGAGTTTAACTACATGATCCTGCAGGCTTACGATTTCCGCGAGCTGTCGCAGCGTTATGCCTGCCGCCTGCAGATGGGCGGATCCGACCAGTGGGGTAACATCGTCAACGGCATCGAACTGACCCGCCGCATGGACGGCGTGGAAGTGTTCGGTGTCACCACTCCGCTGCTCACCACTGCCGACGGCTCCAAGATGGGCAAGACGGCAGCCGGAGCGGTGTGGCTGAACGAAGAAGCACTGCCTGCCTACGATTTCTGGCAGTACTGGCGCAATACTGACGACCGGGATGTGGGCCGCTTCCTGCGCCTGTTCACCGATCTACCGCTGGATGAGATCGCCAGGCTGGAATCGCTGGAGGGAAGCGAAATCAACGCTGCCAAGGTGGTGCTGGCCAACGAGATCACGGCACTTGTCCGTGGTGAGGAAGCGGCACGCACTGCCGAAGCTACAGCAGCAGCGACATTTGGAGCGGGCGGCCTGGGCGAGGATTTGCCGGTGGTCGAAGTGCCTGGCGAAGGCATGACGATCACGGCGGCCTGCACGGCCATCGGCTTCACTGCCTCCAACGGAGAAGCAAAGCGCAAAATCGCCGAAGGTGCGGTGCGCGTGGACGATGAGCCGGTGAAAGATCCGACTTACCTTATCCAGCTCGCCCCCGGCAGCGAGCACAAGCTTAGCCTCGGAAAGAAGCGGCACGGTATCCTGCGCGGAATTTGA
- a CDS encoding DUF1343 domain-containing protein — protein MKFGIDRLLADPELRKPLHGKRVALVAHPASVTEGLVHSLDALMALDDLSITAAFGPQHGLKGDKQDNMVETADELDAQYGIPIFSLYGEVRRPTPDMMASADVFLFDLQDLGCRIYTFVTTLLYLLEAASGTGKQVWVLDRPNPAGRPVEGTLLLPGQESFVGAGPMPMRHGLTLGEIGHWFMDHFKLDVDYRVIAMEGWLPEEGPGFGWPEERIWINPSPNAANLNMARAYAGTVMLEGTTLSEGRGTTRPLEVLFGAPDVDAAAVHTCMKRIAPHWMEGCALRECWFTPTFHKHQGELCNALMVHAEGPFYDHAKFRPWRLQALAFKAIRWFHPTYPIWRDFPYEYEFERLAIDVINGGPALREWVDNPSATPADLDALTLPDEAAWRDRTAGLLLY, from the coding sequence ATGAAATTCGGCATTGATCGCCTGCTGGCGGACCCTGAACTGCGCAAGCCGCTTCACGGCAAGCGCGTTGCCCTTGTTGCCCACCCCGCTTCGGTAACGGAAGGGCTGGTCCATTCGCTCGATGCGCTGATGGCGTTGGACGACCTCTCGATCACCGCCGCCTTTGGCCCTCAGCATGGCCTGAAGGGCGACAAGCAGGATAATATGGTGGAGACGGCTGACGAACTGGATGCCCAATACGGCATCCCGATCTTCAGCCTTTATGGCGAGGTCCGCCGCCCGACGCCGGATATGATGGCGAGCGCGGATGTCTTCCTGTTCGATCTGCAGGATCTGGGCTGCCGTATCTACACCTTCGTCACCACGCTGCTCTATCTGCTGGAAGCCGCGAGTGGCACAGGCAAGCAGGTGTGGGTGCTTGATCGCCCCAATCCCGCCGGCCGTCCCGTGGAAGGCACTTTGCTTCTTCCGGGGCAGGAAAGCTTCGTCGGCGCTGGACCCATGCCGATGCGCCACGGACTGACTCTGGGCGAAATTGGCCACTGGTTCATGGACCACTTCAAGCTCGACGTCGACTATCGCGTCATCGCCATGGAAGGCTGGTTGCCGGAAGAAGGGCCGGGCTTTGGCTGGCCGGAAGAGCGCATCTGGATCAACCCCAGCCCCAATGCGGCCAATCTCAACATGGCCCGGGCCTATGCCGGGACAGTGATGCTGGAAGGCACAACTCTGAGCGAGGGCAGAGGCACGACCCGCCCGCTGGAAGTGCTATTTGGTGCGCCCGATGTCGACGCGGCGGCCGTGCACACCTGCATGAAACGGATCGCGCCGCACTGGATGGAAGGCTGCGCCCTGCGCGAGTGTTGGTTCACGCCAACCTTCCACAAGCATCAGGGTGAATTGTGCAACGCGTTGATGGTCCATGCCGAAGGGCCGTTTTACGATCATGCGAAGTTCCGCCCCTGGCGGTTGCAGGCGCTGGCGTTCAAGGCCATCCGCTGGTTCCACCCGACCTATCCGATCTGGCGGGACTTCCCTTATGAATATGAGTTCGAGCGGCTTGCGATCGACGTGATCAATGGTGGCCCGGCACTCCGCGAATGGGTGGACAATCCCTCCGCGACGCCTGCCGATCTCGATGCGCTCACCTTGCCGGACGAGGCGGCGTGGCGGGATAGGACTGCCGGACTGTTGCTCTACTGA
- a CDS encoding PilZ domain-containing protein has product MRRATRHPVDYPVIAEHRDRGDLSMHIANVSAHGFMIDNAAELQRGERVIIRLPVIGRIEAYVIWVSEERAGFQFERIVRLDDFMKMMDILQPNPRLRNRR; this is encoded by the coding sequence ATGCGCCGCGCAACGCGCCACCCGGTAGATTACCCCGTGATCGCGGAGCACCGGGATCGCGGCGACCTGTCGATGCACATTGCCAATGTTTCGGCACATGGCTTCATGATCGATAATGCAGCCGAACTGCAGCGCGGCGAGCGCGTGATCATCCGTCTGCCTGTGATCGGGCGAATCGAAGCCTATGTGATCTGGGTTTCGGAAGAGCGTGCGGGGTTCCAGTTCGAACGGATCGTCCGGCTCGACGACTTCATGAAGATGATGGACATCCTCCAGCCCAATCCGCGCCTGCGCAATCGCCGTTGA